One Pseudorhodoplanes sinuspersici DNA segment encodes these proteins:
- a CDS encoding TRAP transporter small permease, translated as MIAGLTDRMARLGAIIAATGLLALTVLAIVTLLDIAGREMFSTPINGFSDIADLIVVFAAASCLPISLIERHHVSVRFLGRMNWRLREILDLLGHVFTLGVFILMAWQVAVYAGEVYQSSQTTWLIRIPIWPLWFATSAIIAFCVPAQAMIVIAQAQRAFSPVALADQYGEVSDAKPGTEPLS; from the coding sequence GTGATCGCCGGGCTGACTGATCGGATGGCGCGCCTCGGTGCCATCATCGCGGCCACCGGGCTCCTGGCCCTGACCGTGCTCGCAATCGTGACGCTGCTGGACATCGCCGGTCGCGAGATGTTCAGCACGCCGATCAATGGCTTCAGCGATATCGCCGACCTGATCGTGGTTTTCGCTGCCGCCTCCTGTCTGCCGATCTCGCTGATCGAACGCCATCACGTCTCCGTGCGCTTTCTGGGCAGGATGAACTGGCGGCTGCGCGAGATACTGGATCTGCTCGGACACGTATTCACCCTCGGCGTGTTCATCCTGATGGCCTGGCAGGTCGCGGTCTATGCCGGCGAAGTCTATCAAAGCAGCCAAACGACCTGGCTGATCCGCATTCCGATCTGGCCATTGTGGTTCGCCACCAGCGCGATCATCGCGTTCTGCGTGCCGGCGCAGGCGATGATCGTCATCGCCCAGGCGCAGCGCGCCTTCTCGCCGGTAGCGCTTGCCGATCAATATGGCGAAGTCAGCGACGCAAAGCCCGGTACGGAACCGCTGTCATGA
- a CDS encoding TRAP transporter large permease codes for MSPIEVGLIGFACLIAVIFLQVPIAIAMAVTGAAGYLILTGNLSGMISLFGTETVNVLMNKDFAVIMFFLLMGGFAGAANLSADIYRFANAWMGHMRGGLAMATIIGCGGFGAICGSSIATTATMARIAMPEMERRGYSLALCTGSLAAGGTLGSLVPPSVIMVIYAVQVEQFIIDLFIGAILPSILSVLLFIAAIRIQLYFQPQMAPLSPRMNFGERIAITRKTWGAIFVIVVVMGGIYTGVFTVNEGAAIGLVLALAFAVGRRLLTGETFWKTLREQAGSIALLYLILIGANIFGYFITLSHMPEAMVEWVKALGIPPIAVIFVLIVMYIVLGCVFDALSGMVLTLPFVAPLVAGLGYDLVWWGIVNVMLIEIGMITPPVGINVFVMHGLRKDIPLATIFRGITPFLLANLVALAIVVAFPEMVTWLPKALK; via the coding sequence ATGAGTCCCATCGAAGTCGGTCTGATCGGCTTTGCTTGCCTGATCGCGGTGATCTTCCTGCAGGTTCCGATCGCTATCGCGATGGCGGTGACCGGCGCCGCCGGCTACCTGATCCTCACCGGCAATCTCTCCGGCATGATCTCCCTGTTCGGAACGGAGACGGTCAACGTCCTGATGAACAAGGACTTTGCCGTCATCATGTTTTTCCTGCTGATGGGCGGCTTCGCCGGAGCGGCCAATCTCTCCGCCGACATTTACCGCTTTGCCAATGCGTGGATGGGACACATGCGCGGTGGCCTCGCGATGGCGACGATCATCGGCTGCGGCGGTTTCGGCGCGATCTGCGGCTCCTCGATCGCCACCACCGCGACGATGGCGCGGATCGCCATGCCGGAAATGGAGCGGCGCGGTTATAGCCTTGCGCTGTGCACCGGCTCGCTTGCCGCCGGCGGCACGCTCGGCTCGCTGGTGCCGCCATCGGTGATCATGGTGATCTATGCGGTGCAAGTCGAGCAGTTCATCATCGATTTATTCATCGGCGCGATCCTGCCAAGCATCCTGTCGGTGCTACTGTTTATCGCCGCAATTCGCATTCAGCTCTATTTCCAGCCGCAGATGGCGCCGCTGTCGCCGCGGATGAATTTCGGCGAGCGGATAGCCATCACGCGAAAGACCTGGGGCGCGATCTTTGTCATCGTGGTGGTGATGGGCGGCATCTATACCGGAGTCTTCACCGTCAACGAAGGGGCCGCGATCGGGCTGGTGCTGGCGTTGGCCTTCGCTGTCGGGCGCCGGCTGCTGACGGGCGAGACATTCTGGAAAACCCTGCGCGAGCAGGCGGGCTCGATCGCGCTGCTCTATCTCATTCTGATCGGCGCCAACATCTTCGGCTATTTCATCACGCTGTCGCATATGCCCGAGGCGATGGTGGAATGGGTCAAAGCCTTGGGCATCCCGCCGATCGCGGTCATCTTCGTGCTGATCGTGATGTATATCGTGCTCGGCTGCGTGTTCGACGCCTTATCCGGCATGGTGCTGACGCTGCCGTTCGTAGCGCCGCTGGTGGCGGGTCTCGGCTACGATCTGGTGTGGTGGGGTATCGTCAATGTCATGCTGATCGAAATCGGCATGATCACGCCGCCGGTCGGGATCAATGTGTTCGTCATGCACGGGTTGCGAAAGGATATTCCGCTCGCGACCATTTTCAGAGGCATCACGCCGTTTTTGCTCGCCAATCTGGTGGCGCTTGCCATCGTCGTTGCATTCCCGGAGATGGTGACCTGGCTGCCGAAAGCGCTCAAGTAG